The nucleotide sequence GTTTTAGGTCAATTTCAAAGACAAAATTAAACAATCTTTAATTTCAGAACTAAAATAATAAGTTACATCAATTAGAAAGTTTAATTGTAATAAAAACccttaaataaatatttactGAACAAGCTTGAGATCGAGACATGAAAGTTTGGGCAAACCTAAATTCTGTAAAAAGAAATGCTAATGAGATTCTCTAAAAGTAGAATTATCTATGGACTCATGTCATCTCACtctttaatattaattaatgtatcaaaattataaaatctttgtacaaaaaaatataggatgataaaaaaattcacaaaaatatCTCACTTCTAAAAAAATCTCTATCACATTTTTCCTCGGTAAAACATTATTTTTGGTGTAAAGAGATCATTTTCTTAGAGATCCTAAGGATTCTGTGATCAtaatcgttcatcgtatatcgtgccaTCAGTTTTCGTTatgtaatatttatatttaattttaaaattttaaaattttaaattatttctgatcgcacaatgtatgatgaacgatcacgatcacAGTATATCCTTAAGAAAAGGATCCGACGTGAATCCTTTCAATAAAGGGATCACTGAGTTTGAGTCGATCAAAAAACGCCTGCCATGTTAATACTAAAAAATTTGTCTAATGGGATGCATGTAGACCAGCCATAAACTTCAGTGCCACTCTGAAAACTGGTGGCGGAGCAGTGAGCACAATGGTAAAGTTCATCAAATGCTCACGGCCATAAAGAtgtgtttttcttctttgggaTAAATATTTCAACATAGTTTCAGTTTActactttaaaattttttgatttcaacatttaatacatgaagtttttttcatctcaGAGTAGTAcataaagtcataattttgggaTACTTTCATACATTTGTTAAGTTTGCTGTTAAATCAGCCATTAACTGGTGACGTGGTGCTCACGTGAACAGTGATTAGGCACTACATGTCATAGGGGTCcacataaatatttaaaaaattaaaataaaaaaacaagtttCTGGGCTGTCCCCTACCTCAACCCCCGACCCCCTCCATCCCTTTCGCACTGCACGCCAGAACGGGAAATCAGCTTTGTCGCGAAAAAGATGCATATAATTACAATGTTCCTTGTCGTCACGTTCGAATCCTCCGGCGGAAGCGGCAAGCTTATCTAAATGGGACACGTTGTCTCTAGCAGCTTCGTCATCCCTGTAAATTTTGACCTGTCAGTCTCTGATTTGTCGACTCGGAGAAACGTAGCGGTTTCGGATCTTGGTGACCAGTACCTGTATAACAATCTCTCGAGTTGGAGCACGCAATAGCCTTTGTCGTAGTATTTGAACATGAATTTGAGGCAATCGTTTCTCACCAGGCATCTCGATTCGCATACATTGAAATTGACGGCGAGCCAATTGGTTTGGTTGGACGCGTTTGTGAAATTCACGTAATCAAGCCGCTCAAATCTAGTGTTCCCCAAATTCGTGAGCTTAATTTTCCTTTCACGCCCTCCATCTTTGATTTCATCGGCGGATTCTTTAAATCCTAGCGCGCACATGCAGTAAGAGGAGCTCGAACCGTCGTTGAAGCAGATGGCGTTTGCCCCGCACATGCCGTGGACTTTGCAAAATTCATACCTGGCTTGCCAGACGATATTCCATTGCCACAGACTGGGATCAAAGCTGTAAATTCTGAATTATTGTCAATCATCAGTCTTCGAGATCAATTCAGGCCGAAATCGGAGGCGATAAACGACTTACCGTTTGCCTGCTGCAATTTGCCTTCGGAGTCCAAAGACTGGAAAGCGTCGCTAAGACTTTGATAGACGTCAGTGTCGTTGAAGACTAAATTACTCGCGTTGACGACGCTGAACTTGTCATTGTTGGAGATGAAGGTGAATTAGCTCCGGTCATGCTCTGGTTTAGCAACACGGTGTCAATGGGGAAGGCGAAGCTTTCCCATTTGCCGTAAATTAAGTATCCGTTGTTGAGGATGTGGAGTTTGGTGGTATTTGGGTTCGAAGAAGAAGGTCCTGGGGTTGAGGTAGGGGATAGGCcagaaacgtttttttttttaatttttaattttttttgtttaattttttaatttttatgtgggCCCCTATGACACATGGCGCCTAGTCTCTGTCCACATGagcgccacatcatcagttaacggctGATTTAACAAcaaacttaacggatgtatgacaGTGTCCCCAAATTATGACTTTATGTACCactttgggatgaaaaaaaactccatgtattaaatgttgaaaaccaagaatcTTCAAGgtagtaaattgagattaaccCTATTTTTATTCTCTTCCCCCATCTTCTTACAAATTgtttttttgtcttcttttagttattacaaaattaacacaaaacgttgacgtgacttaatcgtaACAGTTCAAATAGGAAGAGAGGAAAGAATAGCGAGACTAAaaagggagagaatcctagtccaaATATTCCAGCCACCAAGTTCGATTCGTATAACGATGTTAAGCACTATCTGAATTTAGTTAACCGAAAGTAGGGAAATGCTTTTACGCATCCGATTTGTTTTTTCTGTTCGATCTAACTGTCAGACATAAACTATGTAATGGAAAAAACGAGTGTATTGGAAATAATTCTCTTAATAAGTAACTCTAAGAAGTATGCGTAGTAATGTTATACCGCAATGGGGTTGTTTTTACCGTAAATTGAGGAGAAATTCTTACGTACAGATGTCCCATGAAGACATCATCTaagttaaaatgtttataaaccTACTTCATTAGAAAATGCTCAACGGTCTTTGCATGTTGACGTTCAAAACTGGCACATTCAATTGGACCTAATGTAGTGTGGGCCGTTTGTTGATCCTTGAGAAAGCTAAGACTAAAGCAAAAAATGGGCTGGGCTTCCCTGTCTGCTCTTCAGTACAATTGTCATTACTTGTAGGTATGCAAGCCCAAGCCCCACAAGCGAGACTCAAGATAGGGTATTTTAACAGAAGATCTCGGTTTTAAAGTGAACATTATTCTAACCATCTGAGCTACAAAACCATAAAACCCTTTGCGTGTCCTCTAAACTTACAAAGCACCCTTTTGATAACCTTGTTATTAGAAAGTTTTTGAAATCTATGGTTTTGCCGGTGTCGAATTATACAATCTTCAAACCTACTTACTAAAATTGTTGCCTATGTGAGTTAGTCACATAATTAGTGTGTCCGTCCTCTTATACTTATGGCGCTTTGTTGATTTTCCACACACAAAAACATTCCAATGTGTTACTGTTTATGGGCCGAGCTTTTGTAAAAGTTCTGTAAATAGCGGTAAGCCCGCAAAAGTACAGATTTCAACATCACAGAAAAGACACCACCAACATCAGAATAGGACTAGGACGACCAAAACCGTCCGATTGGGACACCTGAATGCAATATAGCCGTCGGAAATCCGACAGTTTGGTTGGAAATATAACGAACGCATACTTTCATATTCTAATAGGGCCCATAATTcttaaattatatattaaaaaataaaatagacagCCCGCCAGCGTGGAAtgaaagaaaacgaaaaaggggatgaggatcctctccgtaTTCGGATATTGAGGATCATCAAATcatgttcgtttatcgtatatcatgcggttagttttcatcaaatattatttatatttaattttaaataatagtatttaaaataatttataaccgtaCAATTTATGATGAACAGATATAATTTAAGAATCTTTAGAACCTTCACAAAAAAAATCCGAAGAGTAACCTGTATCGAAAAAGTGGGAGGAAAGCGTGGAATCTTCCACAATCCGCACAGAGAGGGCCGATAGAGGCTGTCGGTTGCCCTCCTCCAAatatttttagagagagaagacTGACTTTTTCCTACCCACTTAGGCACggcacattctctctctctctctctctctctctctctctcttcggcATACGATTCCCAATCAAATTGCACTCGCCCAAAAGgtaattttagtttaatttaattgtttctATAGTTTAATTTCAGTTAATTGCTTTTTGATTGTTCTCTCACCTTGATTCGATTATTTTTCCCGTTTTGGATTTCTGAGTTTTTTCTCGGTTTGCTTTTTAGATGCTTTATGATTAGGGATTAGGGTTTTAGGGATCTGGAATTTTGGGGGATTTTCTAATATATTGAAGAATTTGTGCAATTGGTTGGATATACTTGCTTAATCGTTCTGATCTGGGACTTCCTTTTGCTTAATCTCGTGATCTGCGTGGTCTAGATCTTTGTTTTTTCCTGATCTAATCTTGTTCTAGATTTAATTTGGTATTTTGATGTAAAATACGAATCTGGTTTTGGGATTTAGAGTTCGTTTGGATacgcttttaaaatgattgcaAACGTTTTTGGAGATtgaataatttaatatattttttttcgtaatttttctttgtcttggagATTGAATAATTTAACTAATCTGAGTATTTTCTCTGTATTTCAGCTGTATCTGAATCTAATTCATGTCGAGGTATTGATTTATTTGAGCCATAAGAAAAATGACTAAATTAGTGATGAGTTTGTATGAAGTGCAGGCAAGGCGTTTCCAGTCTGAAGTTTTGTGGTTACTGAGATGGCAAGTGGTTTTGGGGAGTCTACAAGAGTCCCGCCCCAAAGCGTGTCTTGCTTCGGTAACAATGCCAACGATGTGGGAGATTTCGAATGCAATATTTGCTTCGAACTAGCCCAAGACCCGATCATAGCCCGTTGCGGCCACCTCTTTTGCTGGCCTTGCCTCTACAGGTGGCTGCACCATCACTCGAATTCCCAAGAGTGCCCGTTTTGCAAGGCCCTCATAGAGGAAGAGAAGTTGGTTCCGCTTTATGGTAGGGGCAAGACGCAAACCGACCCAAGATCAAAGTCGTATCCAGGGATCAACATTCCCAATCGCCCGTCTGGGCAGAGGCCTCCAACTGCCCCTCCTCCGAACACCAATCAATTTGCCAATTATGGCTTTGGATTCATGGGGGGATTTGTACCAATGGCAACTCAACGGATTGGTAACTTCACCTTGGCGACTGCATTTGGTGGTCTGTTACCGTCTTTGCTTAACGTTCAGTATCACGGGTTCCCGGATGCTACTGTATATGGAACAACTTCTGGTTTCCCTTTCGCACCATTCAATTCATTTCACGGAGGCCATGGTCACGGATTCTTTCAGCCGGAAAACCACCAATGGCAGCTGGCTGATGTTTGGaagtatatttttttgtttatcggTGTGTTTGTGATCGTCGCCGTTATTTTTGGTTCGTAAAATGAGTTGCCACTCAAAGGTTTGAAACCAACAGGGTTGTTTAGTGTTGCTGCTCTTATATGTGTAAATATACGTTAGTCGCATTTCTGTTTGTTGAGACCAACAAGGTCAGAAGTTTGGGGTCGATTTATAATAAACGGTTTGctttctctcgctctctctctctcttgatctctctctcttgatattttttttactgaatTCTGAAAATGTCCATGTTATCTGGCACTGCCATGAGTTGCAAACATCGTATTCTTCCTGTCTGGTTTTTGTGCAATGATGAATGTAATAAGAACACAAGGACAAGGGACAAGGTTATAATTCATCTCTCCAATATGTGCCTTTGATCTGGCTCTGCCACCACCCGGGACCGATACTGAAAAGTTTGATGAAGCTGATTTTATTGGATTCAGTTAAGAAGTTGATTTTACTGAATTCTAAGATAGCCGTTTTATAATTATTTCGGAGCTGTTtaataactattttattttcagttttcaatttttctttttatttttcttgaaaagTGAATATAGGGTATTCATTTTCGACCCATGAAATCTTAGTATTCAAACTCTTCCCCTCCGCTTAGTAAAACGGGGCCTTATCAAGTGTCTTGTAGCCCAATGCGAATGAATGCCTATTTTAGATTGCTCCTCCAATGATTAAAACGATTTCTTAACATTCAAATAACTTAAAATATTTCTAGCTCATAAAATACTTTACGGAGAAgtacttgaatttttaattcaaatttaaataaaatcatTTCCATCAAGACGTTTATAAGTTGAAGTACTTTCTAGTGAAACAATTTAATAGAGTCCTGATGTTGTTGGTGAAGTGGTTATGAGCTGGACAAGGCCATATGAACATGGTCTTCACAATTAACTTTATCGGAAGGGTGATGGCTGAACTCTGTATCATCGTCAGCGTCACCATGGGATTTGACATCACACTTCCAAAATCATAAATCTCGTAAGCAATCTTGCAAAAAGTCAGAGTAATCCATACAgaaatttaattgttaaaacaaaaggtgtaaattagggttttggttctAGACCATCTCTAATTTTGGCACTTAAAGCGCCCCGTGCTCGAATCCTCTTCCAAACACTTGCTTGAAGAAGTAGATAAAAGATTGGATTAAGTACCTAAATCCATCCAACATTTTAATGTCATTTCAAATTGGTGTCAGCATTTTTAAACATTCTAAATAAGTacccaatttattaaaaatgttaCATCCGTTGAGCACTAGttaaaaatttgttaaattaattagggCTTACTTtgtctttaaaatcaataaaaggtGACCGCCATGCCATCACCTCCAAACCCATCACAAAACCACCAACTCCAAGGTACAACTCAAGCTGCAAACATCGAGAAGAAGGTCATGAAGGTTACTGAAATAGTATGGACTGTCATGATAcaaccaccaccatcttcaccACCCACAAACTCCTTGAAATCATATATGAATTCTTAATCCTCTTCTTTGTTGGGAGATTGCTCTCCTAATGTAATTTCAATTTATGTTCATTTTCGATTCAATTCAATACCCGTTTGATCATTGAGTTCCATATTATATGATCTATGTTTGAAATTCAGATTTTGAGGTAACTAATAATGTTGACCATGATATACCCAATTGGTGGGTTTTGAatataatttatgtttgaaaaattaattggggTTTAACGGATGTaacattttcaataggttggGTAAATATTTAAAAAGCTTGAGACCAATTTAAGTATTTAATCTAAAAGATTTGACAACCTTATAGGCCCTCTCATTAAAAACTAGTCTAATTGATCATTTGGTTAAATTAATAATCAAGAATGGAAAGTATAAAAAACAAACCACAAGTGGAGATTTCATTACAATAATATCACTCTTAGGATTAATTAATCTAACTTCTTGTTACCGACCTACCAAACAAAACCGCGTCGGTGATTTGGTGTACCATGAGTGTACGAACACCTAATTCAAAAGGACTACTCTAATTGAATAATATTTGCTTCTTCTACGTTTTAGACTGGTTTGGTACTTTCCAGGAATATTCATCTTCCATTTCTTTGACTCCCACCCAACTCAATTTTGTTTCGTTAGGCTTAAAACTTGAAAGTCGTTGTACGGTTTGTTTGCATGCGGCAATCTTTTATGAACAAGATGGCACATTAGACTGAACTTTGGATTTAAGTCTGTTTCTATGAGGGATGTTATTTGGACTAACAAAATTGATACAATTTATTACAGGTGAACTTCACATATAGTATTAAGTTAAATCTACCTCTTTCAAGCTATTAAATAATGTGTCAACAAATGTATCGGTTTTTGTAcgtctaaatattttttttgattTTCTGTCATCAAATGAGTTGCCAATATCCAAAACCTACTACAAGATGAGGTTTTCTACCATTGTTTTTACAGCGATGCAACCTCACCAAAGGGCTGAGTAAAACTCAACCATCCATTTTTGGAGGCCTTTAGGAAATGACCGGGCTGATATAGACGGCTGGGATCTCACTGGGCTTCTGTCTTTTAGGGTAAAGTAAATCGTGGAAACTTCCATTTGCATTGCATGCATGGTTAGTGTCATATTTGCCTTGCAGAAAATCACACAGAGACAAAGCCAAAGGTTTAAGCGATAAGGGAGGATTGATGCATTGGCCATTTGAGCTGACTTTTCTGGCCGCCCTTATTTCCTCTGCCCCCACCGCCGGCTGCCCCACCATTTGTGTTGGTGACACTGACTCCACAGTAACTACTCAGCACATGCAAATGCAACCCctccaaaaataaaatctttcaaattttcaatcaaaATAAGTTTGAGTACAAATCAAGGAGCAAAATGTGAACCACTTATATTATATTCCATTCTGGTCAACATCTTCGAAAATGTACTCCTCGGTTTATATAAAGCTAGCTAGGTGAGATAAAGTTGTTTGATATATAGTCATTTCGTTCAACTATCACATTTCTTTTTCTAAATTGAAAACTGAACAACCAGATGGATCAAACTGTTTCAAGCTATTTCTAATAGTAAGTTGATTCGGTTGTTTAAAAAATTTTGCGATATCGTGGTAGGGTTGAGGCTTAAGAATTAACTACTATATCAAATAATTTTAATATAGTGTTAATTACgtagaggtcttaggttcaattcttgtcaaaagcaaatttgaaccaaattattatggcttGCCCATTGTGAGGTTCAGCCCACTCTCCCACCCCCttagcgtagataatatcgtttgtttataaataaataaaattacgcAGTAGTCACTAATGTCATGATATAGTGTTTTATATACACTATTATACATATAAGAGCATTAAATTTATAGCAACATCTTACCTCTAAAATGTTTTAAAGTAGATACTAGATATGGGAACAATGAGCGAATCGGCAATTAGATTTTGGCTTTCGTTTTGTTTTCATATGGTTTAGGCTTCTTTGAGCGGCAACCATAAAGAAGAAACCCTATTaaactatcattttttttttttagatctatttatttatacaaCGATTACAATATGTATAGACTAAGAGGGTGGGTGAATTAATTGGTTGCGAACTCATCATTCTCGAGATTTGAATacaagacctctcatttacaagtaaagagaaatattattagATCGTAGTAATTGATTTAGTTGGACTTGAGCCTCCAAAATACGTACTATACAATAGTCGAGCTCGAATAACCAAGCCACGCTCAAGCCTACCTCGAGCTGTCTCGTAATTTCTTTTGAGATGTTCACAAGTTTTACGAGTCGAACACACTAATGCTCAAGTTTGGCTTGTTTCTTGATCAAGCCAAACTAGGCTTAGCTTGGTTCTTTCACAACTGAACTTCGACAAGCCAAACACACTAATGCTCAAGTTTGGCTTGTTTCTTAATCAAGCCAAACTAGGCTTAGCTTGGTTCCTTCACAATTGAACTTCGACAAGCCAAAGACGAGCTGAACCGTGCGAGCTTGAAATGTTTCGAGCCGATTTACAACCCTGATTATGGAGAAGTAACTGTTGTAATCTTTGAATAATTTTACGTTTGGATACACTTTGATCTCAGTCTTTGAGTTTTTCTTTAAAGAGAGAAATAACGTGATGGATGAAACATATggaattttctttgttaaaactTCACCATCATGCTCCGTTATGACAAAATTCTGGTTACGCTATATATTGTGAAACAATGCTTAGATTTGCTAACGTAGGGTTTTATATGGCCTAACAAAAGTGTTAGTAGGAGTCGAGATGTACCCAAATAATAGGAAAGTGCTCGAGTGAAAGTGCTTGACATGTGGCTGTCGTGTCGCACATGCTTGGTTTCATggtggtttgaaaaaaaaaaaatgctgcAACCAATCTCAAATAATGGAAAGagtttctccatcttttctGTCAAAAGGCAAAGTACTGATAATTGAAGGACATACAGCATGAGGCTGTATTTTCATTGGAGTAATTTTTAGTTTAATATTATCCTGAATAAGAAATACAAGAATAAAGAATATACATGATATATCAGGTTTTTAAGAAAACAATTAATTTATAGTTATGGTTTAAGGCTTCGGGTTTAGGGCATTGTGATCAACAATCTCAGGACGTTGGTTTTTCTGATCTTGTTCTTGTATATACTATTTCCATCACATCACTCAGGTACTCGTctgttattttcttattttagattaattgtaaaaaaaagaatcaaatgACAAAAGCAGGGAGAAATATAATGCGAGAGCGAAAATTACTGACTAATATAGCATATTAAACATGTTGATTTAGTAAATCTGAATAGAAAGTATGACACATGACCAAAATACaatcaaaattatttattttcaaattgtaTACACAATAGTTAATTTATAGAATGCATGGATAACagagaaacaaaataaacaataaaacatataatgCATGAATAACTTTTCAATTACCTTGCACCTAATTCACGAAAAATATTTGTCCAAACACGATATAGAAGGCAAACTCCAACTTAGTCAAACTGGTTAAAGCAATAAGTTATATATTTCCTTACCCGAGtttgaattaaattaatttagtaTAAACTACCACTTTTTTCTCTATACAAAAGAATGCATTAACCATCAAAATACAAATAATCTTCCAAATTAATCAAGACTTTTAAATATTTCTATACAAAAGAATGCAATAagttatattttttaaacctttaatatttgtaataaatTAAAAGGTAAGATATCCAGAAAAGATTAAAAAGTGTTAGAAGGATCACAAGAAACAAATCACTTTCTAATGCGTTTTTTAGTTTGGCTGTCTCAATCCGTTTTCAGAAACAACCAACCTTCACCCTTTGGGTCCCATTCAAAGGGCCAGGTGGCAACTCTCTTAAGTTTATCAGGGTATACAATGTAATGAGGTGGCTCAAAAGATAAACACAAATTTCGGATCCCAAATCACGATTGTCCCCATCGCATGAGACATGGATTGTCTATGTGGGGTTCTCCTTTTGCTCTAATAATTTTAGGTCCaagtttagtttagtttaatTATAATTAGGATTTAAGATGGTATACTATATGATTAGGGAAATAAAGGGATCCGAGGGCTAATGCAAATGCAGGGTAGAACACTGATCAGCATCCATGTTACGTAGATTGTAATTAAATCTACAAGTGTCATAACATTCTCTTTTGACTAGCTAGGGTTTGTTTAGAAGTACTCTTGATAACAACAATATGCTCTAAGTATTCAAATAAACTATGGCTGTATTTTAGTTTAATCGTCTTTCTTAAGGTTGGAAGAGATTTTAAGTTAATTCGACATCCCTaattgataaaagaaaaataataaatattaccTCATGAATCGGTAGAACTGTTTCTATGTTTAGCCCCccaataaaaattagtaaatgTTGTCCATACaagaaatgtttgaatttttaatgaaGGTACGTTTTTATGATAAAAATGttacagaaaaaaaatgttatgtCATGTGTGTGCCGGTCGTCTAGTAAGTTGTTGACATTGTGTTACATTGGTTAGAACCCAACATTTTATTTACTAGAATATTAGAGCACATACATTTGGTGACGAAAATTTATACAAATTAAGAGTAGATATCCCATCTAATGACTTTAGTGTATTCTAATTCTCATTTCACCCTTCTTGGAATCACTTGTTGCTGggaattgtataaaaaaatagagTATAGCTTTGCACGGAAGCACACACCTATATACATGATATGAGGTTGGAGTTTAATTTTCCTGAAGGGGATACCTCACCAGTTCACCTACAGGATATAAGATGCCGTGGGTGAAGAAGATTAAAGTTCCTAAATTCATATTTCATGCTCAATTTTTGCTTAAAAAGTAGTCCAGCTCAGGGTTATGATGTCCTAATCACCTTATATTTTACAACCTAGAGAGTTATAGGGAATGGGGATAGCTT is from Pyrus communis chromosome 10, drPyrComm1.1, whole genome shotgun sequence and encodes:
- the LOC137748225 gene encoding uncharacterized protein, whose translation is MASGFGESTRVPPQSVSCFGNNANDVGDFECNICFELAQDPIIARCGHLFCWPCLYRWLHHHSNSQECPFCKALIEEEKLVPLYGRGKTQTDPRSKSYPGINIPNRPSGQRPPTAPPPNTNQFANYGFGFMGGFVPMATQRIGNFTLATAFGGLLPSLLNVQYHGFPDATVYGTTSGFPFAPFNSFHGGHGHGFFQPENHQWQLADVWKYIFLFIGVFVIVAVIFGS